In the genome of Thunnus albacares chromosome 8, fThuAlb1.1, whole genome shotgun sequence, the window GTCTTGTTGCTGTTAGATGGGTCAAACCTTAAAAATACAGAGGACAAAACAATGATTCAAAGCACAAACTTTTCTAAGATACACAGCTGTGTAAAGGTATACACTATGCTTGGAAGATGCAATCTTCAACGTGCCTGATCCACAACAATACTTACCGTTCCTCGGTGCGTCGGCTGCTCCTCTCATAGGATAAGGGTGGCGGAGATGTGGAGCGTCTCCTCCGTCTCTCGGTACTGCGCGGAGTTTTGTCAGAAACTCGATCGCGATCACGATCCCGGTCCCGGTCCcggtctctttctctgtctctgtccctgTCCCAGTCTCGATCCCTGTCTCGATCCCTTTCTCGATCCCTGTCTCTGTCATAATCTCTGTCTCTGTCGCGTTCCCTCTCCTTTTCTCGCTCCCTTTCACGTTCTCTGCTACCAGAAGTGGTGCGTGGTGTCAAAGCTGTTTCTCGATCTCGGCTGCGGTCTGTGTTGAGACAATTTGATTAGTCAAAACCATACAAAAATAATTGCCAGGTCTACAATAAGCATTGGAATAAACTTACCATTCGCTTCCTTTTCCACCTGACTCTTCTTTGGTATCCTGTACACCTCCTGAAAGGACAAGCATAATTTGGCTTCAAACACTAGAATACATAGCAAGCAACCAgattacagacagaaaaatggttaatactttacatttttacatttgtctgACAATGTCTGCTATTTGAACTCACCTTCAGATCCTtccagctttccagaagcctgGCAGCCATGCCAGTAATATCCAAAGCACTAAGTTGGGGCTCCTGACTCCTTTCACTCTCCACATCTGATAcaccttcctcttcatcctgaGAGGGAGTTCCTATCACTGATGGGTCGACAGGTGCTGCTGTGACCTCAGAGGACATATTGACCTCAGAGGGCATACTGGCGTCTGGGGTCTCAGAGCTAGGGGGAGCCTCAGTAGTAGATTCACCAGATTGCGCCTCACTGTCAGGAGGAGGTTTCTCAGGCTCCTGTGTCTCTGACTGCTGGACTTCCATCTGCTCTGAGGGCTGTTCAGGTGGAAGATCAGCAACATCTTTCTGGATAGACTGACTCTCTGGCTCGTGAACTTTAACAGTGGGATCGCCTCCTTCCAATTCAGCCTTTTCTGACACTGCCTGACTGGTCTGCTCCTCCCCACTCTCCTGTTCTTCACTAGGCTCTTTTGGCACCTCAGGTTCTTCCTTCAGACCATCACTTGTGTCTTCTTTCATCTCAATGTCCTTCTTCTCCAAATCCAATTCCATTTTGTCTTTAACCTCCTCAGTCTGAGGTTGGTGTTGGCTGCTTGAACTCATTCCTGCCTCTTCCTGTGTCTCCTCTTTGACCTCTTTGACTGACTCTTCCGTTACTTCCTTTGTTGGATCTGCAGCTCCACCCGCTGGCTCTGGCTTCAACTGTTTGTCATCAGGAACTCCTCCTTGTGAAGattcatcttcctcctcatcatcatcctcctcctcttcttcttccttcccaTCAGATGCTTTGCTGGCATCAGAGAGTGCGCTATCCAGACTGTTTTCACTGATGATTTTAAGGCGACGGTACACAGCCGGTTTGGAGGTGTCACCATCCAGTTCTGGTCCCAGTTTGGCAGAGGAACCATCAGGGGTGTTGAGAGGCGTTTGAGCACGGGAGGTGTTCTCGCTAGAGTAGCCATCCATCTCAGCAGGCTGAGGGAGTGTTTTTGTCTGAGCCCATCGCTGAATGAAAGTCAGGACTCTGCTCTCCTCCAACATGTTCTTAGTAGAGATCGGTAGCACAGCCAAGGTCTTCATGATCTGTAAACAGAATTAATTATCAGTGATTAAATTGCAAATGGCAGTGTGTATGACCATATATGCTCTGTGGGTTTTAAAATTTCTTGGTACTTCAATAAGATGTGACCacattataaattatttaaCGGTAAGTCAATGACATATCTCACCTCTACTTGCAGTTTGATGTTATTAGCACTGTTGCCCTTAGCTTCAGAAAGCTCAACCATGAAAATCCACAGCAAAGACAATCCATGATGGTCCAGGAACTGCTTCAGGCATGACGGATTTTGAGTATCCTGTGCAACACAAACATGTCATTATCTACTGCAAATGATAACCATGCAAGACAAATCACATCAGGAATATAGACACAATATTTTGTAAAACTCAGTCGCTCAAGTCGTACTTGTATGAGCTTTAGACAGATGAGTTTCTGCTCCATGTTTTCCACTCGGACCATAAGTCTGCAGAGGGACACCACCTGTTTCTCATCAGACAGGCCTTCTCCATTCTCCAGTAATGCCTCCAGTTCCTCATCAACCTGAGGAAGGATAATGTGAGGTTATCATCAACAATACACATTTGTCTTGGGGAAACTGGTATATAGACACCGTGGTCGGTAATCATACAATTTAGTGTCAACTACACCCATATTGTGTCAAAAGAGTTATGCAAATGGCATGGTAATGTACTTTGTTGTGATTAGCTAAGTGTCACTGCTTTACCATTATTGGCAGCCTGTTAACGGGGCATTATATATCAAGGAAAGCCTTCGAATTAAACACATCATTGACCATGCTAAAAAAATCTAACCCTGTAGTCAACTgtataattaaaacaaatacttAAGTAATCAACATAGAGTTGatcacaacttttcttttctatgaTTTATTTAATCTAATCTATTTTCGTAATCTAGAAgatttggttgtgtttttcaATCTGAtgtaattgtaaattaaataccTTTGAGTATTTGATATAAGCATGAAATAAGCAGCTTTAAAAACAGGGCTTTAGTAACTTAAAATGGgcattattatttttgacatttaatagactagattaaaaaaaacagcagatgaaTTGATGATGGAAACTTATTATATATGTATCCATTGTCTACTGCTCAAAGAAACCTTCCATATATCTCattcaaaattattatttttttattatcattactgtTCATAACctgtcttttgtgttttaacTGTGTTGATTATGGATGGGACTAGTAACTAAAGTTCTGAGAACAAGTAATGTGATTTTTGTAAAAACTTTATCAAGTTATACTTTAGTTCTTTCTTTCTACTTGACATACCTGTGGAGCAAAATGTTCTTCATAAAACCATTGAATGCATTTCAAAGAGATGCCCGAAAGAATTTCAGATATAACTTAAAGAACTGACCGTGGTGAGAGCGTTCTTTCGACTGCGGTctttcttcatcctccctcCAGCTGCTCGAACACTAACTCTGTTCTCTCCACCCAGGAAGCCTCTGCAGCTGGGAGCTCCACAGAAGCATTTCTGTGCTTCTTTGCTGGAGGATAAGATAAAACAATGGTGAAATCACTATGACTAGACCATCAGTTAAAAGGTTAAATAGCCATATCTTTATCAGCATATCTATGTGAGCTTCAATGATTTCACACACGCATAGACAGCACAAAATACAAGTGTGAGGGGTTAATAACTGCAAACAAACAATACCCGTATCTCTGAAACTGATAATCAAATGTCAGTTCAGTTCCTGCAGTGACTGCCTTGGTGGTGAAGAACCCAACTCTAAGCTGGCCATTGACCGTCCACTGAAATGGGATAAAAATCATCCGGTAAGTCAACTTTCAGTAAGGTAACCTGACAGAGTATTATTGAAGTGCTTTCTTTTGCCACTGTACCTTTTGGGTTTCACAGTTGGGCTCGCAGCTATGGTTCATAAACCGAGAGCAATTACCCTTCAGCGTGGCATCAATGATCTGAAGAGACATTATGCAATGTCAAGTATTTCTGCCAGCCACTTTACCCAAACCATTAAACCAGATTGCAGTTTGAATGTTCACATTAATtgcaatgtgtcattttatcaCTTACCTCATTATTCTTTAGAGACATGAAATAGTAGTGGATGTTCTTGTTGCGAGCGTATTCTTTAACCCTTGTTTTGAACTCCTTGTGGTCCAAAACCTCCCCGCAGTATTCTAGTACAAAGGTGTTTCTGAGATAGTAATAAAAGCAAGCAAGTTGATATATTATCCagtcatgaaaatgtttttcaacatttaaGAACATCTACTGCCACACAATGATTTTATTCAATTGGCACATTAGCTTTTTGTGTCCACAATGTTGATGATACCACCCTCACAACTTACCATTTTGTCTTAAAAACCTTCCTCTAAACCTTAAAATAATATTCTCTAATAACAatgacatttacacatttaaaagtgttttatccAAAACTTCTAAGAGGCTTACGGAGCCAGGTCTTTAGCTGCCCGTAGTCCCCAGCCTTTGTCCTCTGTGAGGATAACATCAAAGTCTGCATGCTGTTTCATTTGAAAGCGTCGATTAGAGCAGTAGGTTCCATTTACGCACCGCGATGAGCTACGAAGAAACAAgttcaaaataaaagagaatatATTAAGCTCATATTCTTTAGTCAGTACATGTATGTCAACAGGTTCCTACACAGTTTTGATTTCAAAATACCACTTTTTTTCCAGGATTAACTTGCCAAATTTGAATTGTATACAGTATGATTGATGGCGAATCTTGTCTAGTTGTTATTAGGTGCACCAGGTTACTAGATTCCCTATTGCTAAAGCAACAACCATAATTTGTCAAGATTTCTCTACTAATTGtgcactttttttcatttgtgcaaatgttttatctaAAAAATTGAGTTATAACATGCTGTGTCACAGCTTTATCAGTAATAATCAACTCACCACTCAATCATCAGCAGTCGGTTTAAACAGTCTTCCCCACATGCCAATACTCCCCTTGAACGCTCTTCTCTGGGCAGCACTGGGCACTCACATTGCATCCTCTTGATATCTCGATGAGATTTGCTCTTCTTTCTgcaaataacatttaaaaactttcAAATCTCAAGCCAAACGAAATCAGATGTTTTGTTAATCAAGATGAACAACACCTTACCTCTCAGTTAGGTACAGATTCTCCTCTATCAAGTCAAAATAGGGCGGCATTTTTTTAGACCTGGACAAGTCTTTCCATTTATTGGAGTCTTGAAAGTCCCGCAGAGTGAGTGATGGGCGGTTCACCTCAGCTTTGACAAGAGTTTCCTTAGAGACATCAGTATCTCCTTGACGCTCCCTCTTGTCTGCAGGCCCGGCTTCTGCCTCATTGTCTGAATCGGACTCAATTTCTGGTCGCCTTTTCTTGGGAGGGCCCCTGCCTCTGTGGGGCCTGAAATTGTCTTCTCTTGGGGGATCAGGCACAGTAGAGcccctgctgttgctgcttaTTTCATGACCTTGTACAAAGCTTGATGACCCTGGAGTGTTAGGTGCGCTGCATTCAACAGCTGTTTTACTAAGATTGGATGGTTTATCGCCACTGTAGTCATCATGGTCATTAGTGAGCGAGTCAGGATGGATTTCACCTGCAGGGTCCTGATAATGTTCGTGCACATGGAGGTAGGCTTTTCTACTATTCTGCATGTTTGGGGTTTGGTGGTTCCAGGAGGCATTACTCTGCCTGTGTTCCTGTCCCTTGGGacagttttctgtcagtttagTGTTCGGTAACTGTGGCTCATGACTGCTGTCTGGCTGCTGATATGTACTACTGGGCTGTTCTGGTTGTGAAAAATCCCAACCCAGACTGAACCCGTGCTTGTCATTGATGTTGTCAGCATTGGAGAAATCATGTTTGTAATGGGAGTACATCCTTTCACCTCTGCTGCTTACGTTATGCTGTTTGTGTCCTTGCTCACAATGTCTGGAATTATCAAGGCTGTGGGCAGGATCTGTGGTACCTCCATGGGCACTGATATGACCAGTCGTGTAAGGCTGGACACCAACAGAGCTGGAACCCTCAGAGTGACTAGTGCTATCAATCATATTACTCTGGGATTGACACAACATACTGGCATTGGATGAATCACTTATACCCACACTGGTTTCCCCAAATGCAATGGAAGGACAATTTTGGATTCCACTGATATTCACGCCAGCTGCTATATTAGCATTCTGGAGTTCTGAATTATTAATTGGACTGCTGGGGGAAGCTCCAGTGTCCTGTGAATCCATTGTTAGGGAAGAATTCTTTGGCACCACCACCACTGAGTGCAACCGTTTTATAGCCTCTCCGCAATCGGAGTCATACTCTGAGTTGTCACTATCACTGGCCTCACTCTGTCCTCCTAATGCATCCTGACTGAGTGATGTTCTTTTATTCAATTTGCTCTTATGAGCACTGTCCTCTGATTTTTCTTCATGATCATCACCGTTCCAACTCTGCATCTTTGCAGCTTTGTCAACCTGTGATGTATCATTTAAGTGCAGGGGctcatctgtgtttgttttttgagaaaCAGTCCGTTTTAAGTCACAGTGGTCAATGCTGGTGCTTGCTAGTGAAGGCTCACTTTGGTCTTTGCATCTGTCAGTCATAGATGTGCTGTCTGAGCCGACTTCCTGCTTAGAGATCTCAGTCTGCCTCACCAGTTTGGAATGTGTTTCAACTTCTTGCAGAGTATTGTCTTTAATATCAGAGTCTTGTTGGCTATTGTCTTTAGAAAACTCAATTTTTTTGACGGAGATCACTTTTTTAACAGTAGGCTTACTTTCTGCACAAAGTGTTCTCTGTGAAGTATCACTCTCTGAGGTGTCCTGCCCCACAATATCCCATCGAGACTTTTTGGTAGCACTGCTGCTCTTTTTAACAGTATCTGCATTTTGCTGGCCATATGTCAGCTGATTCTCAGATTCAAGACATGATAAATCAGATTTGAGTGGCGCATTTGTGCCAGACTGGTCATTGACAGTCAAAACTTGCTTCAACTCAACAATCTCTGGTTTAGTGTTCTGCTGGGCATCATGTGTGACAGTTATATCTGCTGTATCAAGTAAGGACTTTGGCCCTAAAGAACAGTCAACAACTTTCATGTCCTGGCTGCACATTATGTGATCATTACTACTGCATGAATTTAAGACTGCTGCATTTGAGTTAACATGTGGTCTATTTTGAGAGTTGGTCAAGTTTTCCAAGGCAACATTTACATGCTTTAGGCTTTCACTTGAGCTTATAGCTGAGGCATTTTTATTCTCTACTTCAAGACCTGATATTGTTTCGTTTGATCTGTTGGATGATGGTTCTTGCAAACTCTTATCAGTGCATGAGACCATCTCCAGAACATCCTGATTACTTTGTTCATTTCTCTGGTTTGTATCATCTAATTGGGATTCAGAGCCATGTTTGCTATGAGCAAAAGACTCTGTGGTGGCTGCACATGTTGGTGCTTTGCTGGggctgtgaaaaatgtcatttgattGTCTATCATGTCCAGTGGTTTTCACAGAAGACCTAGAGGGGGTCATCTGTTTCGAGTCCTGTCTACTGGTTTTCTTTTGGGAGTTTTTACAATTGTCCTCCGAACCAGAGCTTTTGTCAGGGGCCTGTGATTTTCCCTTATGATCTGCCTCAGAGTCACTCAAGCTGCTTTTCTGGCGTTTTTCATATGTTTGAGAGTGGGTATGCTGGCTGGAAGAAGTGGATTTGCTGTTGGTCTCTGACTTATGATGGGTGCTAGACTTACGGTAACTTGAGTCCAGATCAGGAGAGCACTTGCGCTGTGAATCAGAGTCTGACAGCCGCTTTGAAGTCCTTTCAGACTTTGAGGATTGTGTTCTTTTATCCAACTCTGAAGAATGAGGAGAATCTACTGATTTAGCTGCTTTCTCAGATT includes:
- the setd2 gene encoding histone-lysine N-methyltransferase SETD2 isoform X2 gives rise to the protein MDTLLKSELREEGSSASVKVEGLSKAALIKSLSPRVVLSNHLLPKGTKMKVNLEDQGRQKVSFSFAPTKKPLQSLFFIPPSPDKSVAEPNAALSQSASDKGGQSTDSKPEKKQTPVLPTSIAETPSQTPVTSATKLKTDVAKMHFKKQILSGSVTEEKPTSVVPEEPCSPEPQVLQKSTNKSETEFPTPQPQNVARVCLSENPHVEAAETRITSSLKKPAASSGKDGESSSSTEQDNKVYKRKTRSQSDSAPPGSESDGDSVQMSSSRKSVDSKSKTSSDSRSKAVKKSSSGSHVEEKEKSSSKRSENHERSSSYSKSDRDSRHTSSRSSRSDKDRRRSRSRSRSRSRGSRTSSSHSKTERSRGDRGSRSERSYYHDSDRRSHRSSPRRDRRRSRSRTDRTRDSSDSEDDHRKTRTRTSDSSRSSTHSNSHKESKSSSYSKSEKAAKSVDSPHSSELDKRTQSSKSERTSKRLSDSDSQRKCSPDLDSSYRKSSTHHKSETNSKSTSSSQHTHSQTYEKRQKSSLSDSEADHKGKSQAPDKSSGSEDNCKNSQKKTSRQDSKQMTPSRSSVKTTGHDRQSNDIFHSPSKAPTCAATTESFAHSKHGSESQLDDTNQRNEQSNQDVLEMVSCTDKSLQEPSSNRSNETISGLEVENKNASAISSSESLKHVNVALENLTNSQNRPHVNSNAAVLNSCSSNDHIMCSQDMKVVDCSLGPKSLLDTADITVTHDAQQNTKPEIVELKQVLTVNDQSGTNAPLKSDLSCLESENQLTYGQQNADTVKKSSSATKKSRWDIVGQDTSESDTSQRTLCAESKPTVKKVISVKKIEFSKDNSQQDSDIKDNTLQEVETHSKLVRQTEISKQEVGSDSTSMTDRCKDQSEPSLASTSIDHCDLKRTVSQKTNTDEPLHLNDTSQVDKAAKMQSWNGDDHEEKSEDSAHKSKLNKRTSLSQDALGGQSEASDSDNSEYDSDCGEAIKRLHSVVVVPKNSSLTMDSQDTGASPSSPINNSELQNANIAAGVNISGIQNCPSIAFGETSVGISDSSNASMLCQSQSNMIDSTSHSEGSSSVGVQPYTTGHISAHGGTTDPAHSLDNSRHCEQGHKQHNVSSRGERMYSHYKHDFSNADNINDKHGFSLGWDFSQPEQPSSTYQQPDSSHEPQLPNTKLTENCPKGQEHRQSNASWNHQTPNMQNSRKAYLHVHEHYQDPAGEIHPDSLTNDHDDYSGDKPSNLSKTAVECSAPNTPGSSSFVQGHEISSNSRGSTVPDPPREDNFRPHRGRGPPKKRRPEIESDSDNEAEAGPADKRERQGDTDVSKETLVKAEVNRPSLTLRDFQDSNKWKDLSRSKKMPPYFDLIEENLYLTERKKSKSHRDIKRMQCECPVLPREERSRGVLACGEDCLNRLLMIECSSRCVNGTYCSNRRFQMKQHADFDVILTEDKGWGLRAAKDLAPNTFVLEYCGEVLDHKEFKTRVKEYARNKNIHYYFMSLKNNEIIDATLKGNCSRFMNHSCEPNCETQKWTVNGQLRVGFFTTKAVTAGTELTFDYQFQRYGKEAQKCFCGAPSCRGFLGGENRVSVRAAGGRMKKDRSRKNALTTVDEELEALLENGEGLSDEKQVVSLCRLMVRVENMEQKLICLKLIQDTQNPSCLKQFLDHHGLSLLWIFMVELSEAKGNSANNIKLQVEIMKTLAVLPISTKNMLEESRVLTFIQRWAQTKTLPQPAEMDGYSSENTSRAQTPLNTPDGSSAKLGPELDGDTSKPAVYRRLKIISENSLDSALSDASKASDGKEEEEEEDDDEEEDESSQGGVPDDKQLKPEPAGGAADPTKEVTEESVKEVKEETQEEAGMSSSSQHQPQTEEVKDKMELDLEKKDIEMKEDTSDGLKEEPEVPKEPSEEQESGEEQTSQAVSEKAELEGGDPTVKVHEPESQSIQKDVADLPPEQPSEQMEVQQSETQEPEKPPPDSEAQSGESTTEAPPSSETPDASMPSEVNMSSEVTAAPVDPSVIGTPSQDEEEGVSDVESERSQEPQLSALDITGMAARLLESWKDLKEVYRIPKKSQVEKEANDRSRDRETALTPRTTSGSREREREREKERERDRDRDYDRDRDRERDRDRDRDWDRDRDRERDRDRDRDRDRDRVSDKTPRSTERRRRRSTSPPPLSYERSSRRTEERFDPSNSNKTPRGVGGKERNKLSTEERRKLFEQEVAQREAQKQQLQQQQQQQQLQTMAYDPALAYASSPGFITYPPGYPIQTFVDPSNPNAGKVLLPTPAVEPTMNYEQTPPQRLISDLRMSSPSSTSQATPVSSISQHITTTNLATGNPQQYAQPTVAAQDGGVAVLSVPAQTAPQVQSQQSYTTLWDPTTQQAVTVQTQPAQQYAASPAAAQTQTAIYYQGQPCQTIYSIPTAYPQANTPVIQAYTEPTAGYLHGQPVYPGHQQGVVVQQGGTVTTIVTSQTVQQEMIVPNNVIDLPPPSPPKPKTIVLPPNWKVARDPEGKIYYYHIVTRQTQWDPPTWDGNSDNTSVDHESEMDLGTPTYDENPSKFSTKTAEADTSSELAKKSKETFRKEMSQFIVQCLNPYRKPDCKLGRISNTEDFKHLARKLTHGVMNKELKACNNPEDLECNENVKHKTKEYIKKYMQRFGSVYRPKEDTEVY
- the setd2 gene encoding histone-lysine N-methyltransferase SETD2 isoform X3, which encodes MKVNLEDQGRQKVSFSFAPTKKPLQSLFFIPPSPDKSVAEPNAALSQSASDKGGQSTDSKPEKKQTPVLPTSIAETPSQTPVTSATKLKTDVAKMHFKKQILSGSVTEEKPTSVVPEEPCSPEPQVLQKSTNKSETEFPTPQPQNVARVCLSENPHVEAAETRITSSLKKPAASSGKDGESSSSTEQDNKVYKRKTRSQSDSAPPGSESDGDSVQMSSSRKSVDSKSKTSSDSRSKAVKKSSSGSHVEEKEKSSSKRSENHERSSSYSKSDRDSRHTSSRSSRSDKDRRRSRSRSRSRSRGSRTSSSHSKTERSRGDRGSRSERSYYHDSDRRSHRSSPRRDRRRSRSRTDRTRDSSDSEDDHRKTRTRTSDSSRSSTHSNSHKESKSSSYSKSEKAAKSVDSPHSSELDKRTQSSKSERTSKRLSDSDSQRKCSPDLDSSYRKSSTHHKSETNSKSTSSSQHTHSQTYEKRQKSSLSDSEADHKGKSQAPDKSSGSEDNCKNSQKKTSRQDSKQMTPSRSSVKTTGHDRQSNDIFHSPSKAPTCAATTESFAHSKHGSESQLDDTNQRNEQSNQDVLEMVSCTDKSLQEPSSNRSNETISGLEVENKNASAISSSESLKHVNVALENLTNSQNRPHVNSNAAVLNSCSSNDHIMCSQDMKVVDCSLGPKSLLDTADITVTHDAQQNTKPEIVELKQVLTVNDQSGTNAPLKSDLSCLESENQLTYGQQNADTVKKSSSATKKSRWDIVGQDTSESDTSQRTLCAESKPTVKKVISVKKIEFSKDNSQQDSDIKDNTLQEVETHSKLVRQTEISKQEVGSDSTSMTDRCKDQSEPSLASTSIDHCDLKRTVSQKTNTDEPLHLNDTSQVDKAAKMQSWNGDDHEEKSEDSAHKSKLNKRTSLSQDALGGQSEASDSDNSEYDSDCGEAIKRLHSVVVVPKNSSLTMDSQDTGASPSSPINNSELQNANIAAGVNISGIQNCPSIAFGETSVGISDSSNASMLCQSQSNMIDSTSHSEGSSSVGVQPYTTGHISAHGGTTDPAHSLDNSRHCEQGHKQHNVSSRGERMYSHYKHDFSNADNINDKHGFSLGWDFSQPEQPSSTYQQPDSSHEPQLPNTKLTENCPKGQEHRQSNASWNHQTPNMQNSRKAYLHVHEHYQDPAGEIHPDSLTNDHDDYSGDKPSNLSKTAVECSAPNTPGSSSFVQGHEISSNSRGSTVPDPPREDNFRPHRGRGPPKKRRPEIESDSDNEAEAGPADKRERQGDTDVSKETLVKAEVNRPSLTLRDFQDSNKWKDLSRSKKMPPYFDLIEENLYLTERKKSKSHRDIKRMQCECPVLPREERSRGVLACGEDCLNRLLMIECSSRCVNGTYCSNRRFQMKQHADFDVILTEDKGWGLRAAKDLAPNTFVLEYCGEVLDHKEFKTRVKEYARNKNIHYYFMSLKNNEIIDATLKGNCSRFMNHSCEPNCETQKWTVNGQLRVGFFTTKAVTAGTELTFDYQFQRYGKEAQKCFCGAPSCRGFLGGENRVSVRAAGGRMKKDRSRKNALTTVDEELEALLENGEGLSDEKQVVSLCRLMVRVENMEQKLICLKLIQDTQNPSCLKQFLDHHGLSLLWIFMVELSEAKGNSANNIKLQVEIMKTLAVLPISTKNMLEESRVLTFIQRWAQTKTLPQPAEMDGYSSENTSRAQTPLNTPDGSSAKLGPELDGDTSKPAVYRRLKIISENSLDSALSDASKASDGKEEEEEEDDDEEEDESSQGGVPDDKQLKPEPAGGAADPTKEVTEESVKEVKEETQEEAGMSSSSQHQPQTEEVKDKMELDLEKKDIEMKEDTSDGLKEEPEVPKEPSEEQESGEEQTSQAVSEKAELEGGDPTVKVHEPESQSIQKDVADLPPEQPSEQMEVQQSETQEPEKPPPDSEAQSGESTTEAPPSSETPDASMPSEVNMSSEVTAAPVDPSVIGTPSQDEEEGVSDVESERSQEPQLSALDITGMAARLLESWKDLKEVYRIPKKSQVEKEANDRSRDRETALTPRTTSGSREREREREKERERDRDRDYDRDRDRERDRDRDRDWDRDRDRERDRDRDRDRDRDRVSDKTPRSTERRRRRSTSPPPLSYERSSRRTEERFDPSNSNKTPRGVGGKERNKLSTEERRKLFEQEVAQREAQKQQLQQQQQQQQLQTMAYDPALAYASSPGFITYPPGYPIQTFVDPSNPNAGKVLLPTPAVEPTMNYEQTPPQRLISDLRMSSPSSTSQATPVSSISQHITTTNLATGNPQQYAQPTVAAQDGGVAVLSVPAQTAPQVQSQQSYTTLWDPTTQQAVTVQTQPAQQYAASPAAAQTQTAIYYQGQPCQTIYSIPTAYPQANTPVIQAYTEPTAGYLHGQPVYPGHQQGVVVQQGGTVTTIVTSQTVQQEMIVPNNVIDLPPPSPPKPKTIVLPPNWKVARDPEGKIYYYHIVTRQTQWDPPTWDGNSDNTSVDHESEMDLGTPTYDENPSKFSTKTAEADTSSELAKKSKETFRKEMSQFIVQCLNPYRKPDCKLGRISNTEDFKHLARKLTHGVMNKELKACNNPEDLECNENVKHKTKEYIKKYMQRFGSVYRPKEDTEVY